In one Brevibacterium sp. CBA3109 genomic region, the following are encoded:
- a CDS encoding glutamate--cysteine ligase — protein sequence MVDFARSPRSTLGVEWELALLDGDSLDLTPAAEILLADVAERAPEFEKQIVGEMLTNTIELVTGVHKQVSGIAEDLATSMGALRTLTEDRGIELMSAGTHPFAQWQSQEVRAKDRYLELVDRTQWWGRNMLIFGVHVHVGIDSRDKVLPIVNALLAYVPHLQALSASSPFWGGTDTGYASNRAMMFQQLPTAGLPFQFDEWSDYEKYVADMLTTGIIDNINEIRWDIRPAPNWGTVEVRVCDGLPTLEEITAITALIQCLVDDFSARLDAGEALPRMPDWFHDENKWRAARYGMDAIIIENAEADERLVTECLADEIARLAPVAQRLGCTDELNSITSIIDRGVPYQRLQNVFKDTESLTEVTRSLISDLRTSYT from the coding sequence ATGGTCGATTTCGCACGCTCACCCCGCTCCACGCTTGGAGTCGAATGGGAACTGGCTCTGTTGGACGGGGACAGCCTTGATCTGACTCCCGCCGCCGAGATCCTCCTCGCCGATGTCGCCGAACGTGCACCCGAATTCGAGAAGCAGATTGTGGGCGAAATGCTCACGAACACGATCGAGCTCGTCACCGGCGTCCACAAGCAGGTGTCCGGAATCGCCGAGGACCTGGCCACGTCCATGGGCGCCCTGCGCACCCTGACCGAGGACCGTGGGATCGAACTCATGTCTGCCGGGACGCATCCCTTCGCGCAGTGGCAGTCTCAGGAGGTCCGTGCCAAGGACCGCTACCTCGAGCTCGTCGATCGCACCCAGTGGTGGGGCCGGAACATGCTCATCTTCGGCGTCCACGTCCACGTGGGCATCGACTCCCGGGACAAGGTGCTGCCGATCGTCAACGCCCTCCTCGCCTATGTCCCCCACCTTCAGGCCCTGAGCGCATCATCACCGTTCTGGGGCGGGACCGACACCGGCTATGCCTCGAACCGGGCGATGATGTTCCAGCAGCTGCCGACCGCTGGACTGCCCTTCCAGTTTGACGAGTGGTCGGACTACGAGAAGTACGTGGCCGACATGCTCACCACTGGCATCATCGACAACATCAATGAGATCCGCTGGGACATCCGGCCCGCCCCGAACTGGGGAACCGTCGAGGTCAGAGTCTGCGATGGGCTGCCCACGCTCGAGGAGATCACGGCGATCACGGCCCTCATCCAGTGCCTCGTCGACGACTTCTCCGCCCGTCTTGATGCCGGTGAGGCCCTGCCGAGGATGCCGGATTGGTTCCACGACGAGAACAAGTGGCGTGCCGCACGCTACGGCATGGACGCCATCATCATCGAGAATGCCGAGGCCGATGAGCGTCTGGTCACCGAATGCCTGGCCGATGAGATCGCGCGCCTGGCCCCGGTGGCACAGCGTCTGGGCTGCACCGACGAACTGAACTCCATCACCTCGATCATCGACCGCGGCGTGCCCTATCAGCGGCTGCAGAACGTGTTCAAGGACACCGAATCGCTGACCGAGGTGACTCGATCGCTGATCAGCGACCTGCGCACCTCATACACCTGA
- a CDS encoding NUDIX domain-containing protein yields MSSSDPNAGDQNAYTHDRSGASRDETAYGPNSKDLPDYLPPRRSGDGWTLGSDGQKHWGLNGAAGLMLLDPAQGILMQHRALWSVEGGTWGFPGGARDLGESAIEAAVRESWEEAGVPDREAEGIEVLETHVLDLGDWSYTTVIARTLHHFDPVISDPESIELAWVPIEQLTDLKLHSGVAASLPVLLELLRPHL; encoded by the coding sequence ATGTCCTCGTCTGACCCGAACGCAGGCGACCAGAACGCCTACACACACGACCGAAGCGGTGCCTCACGCGATGAGACCGCTTATGGCCCGAACTCGAAGGATCTGCCCGACTATCTGCCGCCTCGGCGATCGGGCGACGGATGGACTCTCGGCTCGGACGGACAGAAGCATTGGGGACTCAATGGGGCAGCGGGATTGATGCTGCTTGACCCCGCGCAGGGGATCCTCATGCAGCACCGCGCTCTGTGGTCGGTCGAAGGAGGGACCTGGGGTTTCCCCGGTGGTGCCCGTGACCTGGGCGAATCCGCCATCGAAGCGGCCGTTCGCGAGTCCTGGGAAGAAGCCGGTGTCCCCGACCGTGAGGCCGAGGGCATCGAAGTCCTCGAGACCCATGTCCTCGATCTCGGCGACTGGTCGTACACGACGGTCATCGCCCGGACTCTGCATCATTTCGACCCGGTCATCAGCGATCCGGAGAGCATCGAGCTCGCCTGGGTGCCGATTGAACAGCTCACGGATCTCAAGCTGCACTCCGGGGTCGCCGCGTCGTTGCCGGTCCTACTGGAGCTCCTCCGCCCCCACCTGTGA
- the tsaD gene encoding tRNA (adenosine(37)-N6)-threonylcarbamoyltransferase complex transferase subunit TsaD has protein sequence MSEPLVLGIESSCDETGVGIVRGRTLLTNTVSSSMDEHVRFGGVVPEVASRAHVQAIGPAIASACDQAGIALGDLDAISVTAGPGLSGALMVGVGAAKGLAAALNLPLYGVNHLAAHVAVDLIATDVDGLTTPTIALLVSGGHTEILRIGDVVDDIELIGATIDDAAGEAFDKTARLLGLNYPGGPNISKAALGQLDGTGIPGDRTAVKFPRGLAKKQDLRDPERRFNFSFSGLKTAALREVTKAETLGTHLRVADIAAGFEDAVVDVLVTKTLLAAADTGINHVVLGGGVAANSHLREVLGTRCAEAGVRLRVPSLSLCTDNGAMVAALGAELVRRGIGPSDLSFAAVSSLDVDHVLV, from the coding sequence ATGAGCGAACCGCTGGTGCTGGGCATCGAATCCTCGTGTGACGAAACCGGAGTCGGGATCGTTCGGGGCCGGACCCTGCTGACCAACACGGTCTCATCCTCGATGGATGAACACGTTCGCTTCGGCGGTGTGGTCCCCGAGGTCGCCTCACGCGCACATGTCCAGGCCATCGGTCCGGCCATCGCCTCGGCCTGCGACCAGGCAGGCATCGCGCTGGGTGACCTCGACGCAATCTCCGTGACCGCAGGCCCGGGACTCAGCGGTGCGCTGATGGTCGGAGTCGGTGCTGCCAAGGGCCTCGCCGCGGCACTCAACCTGCCGCTCTACGGGGTCAACCACCTCGCCGCACATGTGGCGGTGGACCTCATCGCCACCGACGTCGACGGTCTGACCACGCCGACCATCGCACTCCTCGTCTCCGGCGGGCACACCGAGATCCTGCGCATCGGCGACGTCGTCGATGACATCGAACTCATCGGCGCCACGATCGATGATGCTGCCGGCGAAGCCTTCGACAAGACCGCACGGCTGCTGGGGCTCAACTACCCAGGCGGACCGAACATCTCCAAGGCCGCTCTCGGGCAGCTCGACGGCACCGGAATCCCGGGCGATCGCACCGCCGTGAAGTTCCCCCGCGGACTGGCCAAGAAGCAGGACCTGCGCGACCCCGAACGTCGCTTCAACTTCTCGTTCTCCGGGCTCAAGACCGCCGCACTGCGGGAGGTTACGAAGGCCGAGACGCTGGGAACCCACCTGCGGGTCGCCGACATCGCAGCGGGGTTCGAGGACGCCGTCGTCGACGTCCTCGTGACGAAGACTCTGCTGGCGGCGGCCGACACCGGAATCAACCACGTCGTCCTCGGCGGGGGAGTCGCCGCGAACTCCCACCTGCGCGAGGTTCTTGGAACCAGATGCGCCGAGGCGGGGGTGAGGTTGCGCGTGCCGTCTTTGAGCTTGTGCACGGACAACGGAGCCATGGTCGCAGCCCTCGGTGCCGAACTCGTCCGCCGTGGAATCGGACCCAGCGACCTGTCATTTGCCGCAGTCTCTTCATTGGATGTCGATCATGTCCTCGTCTGA
- a CDS encoding aldo/keto reductase — MERVQLADTNLMVHPLHLGGNPFGWGADRDQSFAVLDAYAEAGGNFIDTADAYSVWVDGNSGGESETIIGEWMASRGNRDDMVIATKVGMHPKHKGLDPANIRDCIDASLRRLGTDHVDVYYAHADDEDVDQVAVAETFDALVRSGKVSYLGASNFTLNRLQSAMKISAKYSLACYRVVQDRYNLVARSAVDPQKQAYLRSNGIAELPFHSLASGFLTGKHTGGDATGSVRGERVADLLENQEALRALEILDDVASAHNATMTATTLAWQLSHDFIPSTIAPARVPEQLTELLAGTELQLADDEITALNEAWVEA; from the coding sequence ATGGAAAGAGTGCAATTGGCTGACACGAATCTGATGGTCCACCCCCTGCATCTGGGAGGCAATCCCTTCGGATGGGGTGCGGACCGGGACCAGAGCTTCGCAGTCCTCGACGCCTACGCCGAGGCGGGTGGAAACTTCATCGACACGGCGGACGCCTATTCTGTGTGGGTCGACGGCAACTCCGGCGGTGAGTCGGAGACCATCATCGGCGAATGGATGGCCTCGCGTGGCAACCGCGATGACATGGTCATCGCCACGAAGGTGGGAATGCACCCGAAGCACAAGGGCCTTGACCCAGCCAATATTCGCGACTGCATCGACGCCTCCCTGCGTCGTCTCGGCACAGACCACGTCGACGTCTATTACGCCCACGCCGACGATGAGGACGTTGATCAGGTGGCTGTGGCGGAGACCTTCGACGCGTTGGTGCGCTCCGGGAAGGTCAGCTACCTCGGCGCTTCGAACTTCACCTTGAATCGTCTGCAGTCGGCAATGAAGATCAGTGCGAAGTACTCGCTGGCGTGCTACCGCGTCGTCCAGGATCGGTACAATCTCGTGGCCCGCAGCGCGGTGGACCCACAGAAGCAGGCCTACCTGCGCTCCAACGGCATCGCTGAACTTCCCTTCCACTCCTTGGCCTCGGGATTCCTGACGGGAAAGCACACCGGCGGAGACGCCACCGGCAGCGTGCGCGGTGAACGCGTGGCCGACCTCCTCGAGAACCAAGAGGCGCTTCGCGCTCTCGAAATCCTCGACGACGTGGCTTCGGCACACAACGCCACCATGACCGCAACCACCCTGGCCTGGCAGCTGTCACACGATTTCATTCCCTCCACCATCGCCCCGGCGCGGGTGCCCGAGCAGCTGACGGAACTGCTCGCGGGAACCGAACTGCAGCTGGCCGATGACGAGATCACGGCCCTCAACGAGGCATGGGTGGAAGCATGA
- a CDS encoding biliverdin-producing heme oxygenase, producing the protein MTEPFSARLKASTATIHDEVEHTDFMVDLMEGRLDSRAYALLLKQYEVIYGVLEQRSREFAEDTIFAGFYDANLFRHERIVWDLQELTSSDQFRLSDVDLPLTRSAEVYAAHLAGIESPEQLIAHHYTRYLGDLSGGQAIGALMARHYALPTSALTMWDFAELGKTKPYKDAYRLRLNDIAGTGGDEQTVIDETMTAFRLNGELLAELTAMSQRSAATIA; encoded by the coding sequence ATGACTGAACCATTCTCAGCTCGGCTCAAGGCCAGCACAGCCACGATCCATGACGAGGTCGAGCACACCGATTTCATGGTCGATCTCATGGAGGGCAGGCTCGACTCACGCGCCTATGCGCTTCTGCTCAAGCAGTACGAGGTCATCTATGGCGTCCTCGAGCAGAGGTCCCGGGAGTTCGCCGAAGACACGATCTTCGCAGGGTTCTACGACGCGAATCTGTTCCGACATGAGCGCATCGTCTGGGACCTGCAGGAACTGACCAGCTCTGACCAGTTCAGGCTCAGCGATGTCGACCTGCCCTTGACCCGCAGTGCCGAAGTCTACGCAGCCCACCTCGCTGGGATCGAGAGTCCGGAGCAGCTCATCGCCCATCACTACACGCGCTACCTCGGCGATCTGTCCGGCGGGCAGGCCATCGGAGCGCTTATGGCCAGGCACTACGCTCTGCCCACCAGCGCGCTGACGATGTGGGACTTCGCCGAACTCGGCAAGACGAAACCGTATAAGGATGCCTACCGTCTGCGACTCAACGACATCGCAGGCACCGGCGGGGACGAACAGACCGTCATCGATGAGACGATGACCGCGTTCAGGCTCAACGGGGAACTCCTCGCAGAGCTGACCGCCATGTCGCAGCGGTCTGCAGCCACCATCGCCTAG
- a CDS encoding maleylpyruvate isomerase N-terminal domain-containing protein — protein sequence MQKMTGREWFDSSASALTALLPATRNQLDAPGLGEWDVRSLLGHTCRAFTTVERYLSAGAESPTRQPDVDSPADYYRGASAMLAVPQQVELRGKDAGRELGDDPAAAAEAIAQRVCDLVARTPAHAIVLTPVGAMRLDDYLPSRAFELTVHGLDLALATGQPIPERLQQNIGNAITLCSQIATAKQAVQLLRGITGRDQLPPDFTVI from the coding sequence ATGCAGAAGATGACTGGTCGCGAATGGTTCGACTCATCGGCGTCGGCACTGACAGCCCTGCTCCCGGCCACCCGAAACCAGCTGGACGCTCCCGGGCTCGGTGAGTGGGATGTGCGATCTCTGCTCGGGCACACGTGCCGCGCATTCACCACGGTGGAGAGGTATCTGAGCGCTGGCGCCGAATCGCCGACGAGGCAGCCCGACGTCGATTCGCCTGCGGACTACTACCGTGGCGCGTCTGCCATGCTGGCCGTCCCCCAGCAGGTTGAGCTGCGAGGCAAGGATGCCGGTCGAGAACTCGGAGATGATCCCGCCGCAGCCGCCGAGGCCATCGCCCAACGGGTATGCGATCTGGTTGCTCGCACACCTGCGCATGCGATCGTCCTCACTCCAGTCGGGGCGATGAGACTCGACGACTACCTGCCCTCGCGCGCTTTCGAACTCACCGTGCACGGCCTTGATCTCGCACTGGCCACTGGACAGCCGATTCCCGAGCGCCTGCAGCAGAACATCGGCAATGCCATCACCCTGTGCTCTCAGATCGCGACTGCGAAGCAAGCCGTGCAGCTTCTTCGTGGGATCACCGGCCGAGATCAGCTGCCCCCAGACTTCACCGTCATCTGA
- a CDS encoding GNAT family N-acetyltransferase yields MSDATEQDDVVISDVHWWDLAEIADNDSRVFGATAWTVHYYWAVMAQPGTVMLMARTASAGQRSSDSAGELAGWIVMSVGGSEGDVMTIATTAAARGHGIGRSLLTSGIGWARQQGAHVVHLEVDEHNESALGLYRTFGFAEWGRRPDYYPGADAILMQLRP; encoded by the coding sequence GTGAGCGATGCGACGGAGCAAGACGACGTGGTCATCAGCGACGTGCACTGGTGGGATCTCGCGGAAATCGCGGACAACGACTCCCGGGTCTTCGGGGCCACCGCGTGGACCGTGCACTACTACTGGGCGGTCATGGCGCAGCCGGGAACGGTCATGCTCATGGCCAGAACCGCCTCGGCGGGTCAGCGTTCTTCTGATTCGGCGGGGGAGCTGGCCGGATGGATCGTCATGTCTGTCGGTGGCAGCGAAGGCGACGTGATGACGATCGCCACGACTGCCGCGGCCCGCGGCCATGGCATCGGTCGGTCCCTGCTGACGAGCGGGATAGGCTGGGCCCGGCAGCAGGGGGCCCACGTCGTCCATCTCGAAGTCGACGAGCACAATGAATCGGCGCTGGGCCTCTATCGGACATTCGGATTCGCCGAGTGGGGCAGACGCCCCGACTATTACCCGGGAGCCGACGCGATCCTCATGCAGCTCCGCCCCTAG
- the tsaB gene encoding tRNA (adenosine(37)-N6)-threonylcarbamoyltransferase complex dimerization subunit type 1 TsaB: MIILSIDTSQSASVALVDTASGAVLAVEQADDQRRHVEFIGPALVRVLAHEVQPELVVTGIGPGPFTGLRVGIAAGIAVSQARGIPVRGVLSQAALAEEFCRRSEGGGGPVLIAGDARRKEVYFSVYEASDASLKSGPFVAKPAEVADVLADHGYRLEVPGAEVGQSCDRVDITERIGRGFVLYDDVIGASGHPELVDPRAEFLAFFAARSIAAGEELGEPVPEYLREPDAKSAPVRKSHLK, translated from the coding sequence ATGATCATTCTCAGCATCGACACCTCACAGTCAGCCTCTGTAGCCTTGGTCGACACCGCATCCGGTGCTGTTCTGGCCGTCGAACAGGCCGATGACCAGCGCAGACACGTCGAATTCATCGGACCCGCCCTGGTGCGGGTGCTGGCGCATGAGGTGCAGCCCGAGCTTGTCGTCACCGGAATCGGTCCGGGGCCTTTCACCGGTCTGCGGGTCGGGATCGCGGCCGGCATCGCGGTCTCTCAGGCTCGTGGCATCCCGGTCAGGGGAGTCCTGTCCCAGGCCGCGCTGGCCGAGGAGTTCTGCCGCAGGTCCGAGGGTGGGGGAGGGCCCGTGCTCATCGCCGGTGATGCTCGGCGTAAGGAAGTGTATTTCAGCGTCTACGAGGCCTCGGACGCTTCTCTGAAGTCCGGGCCGTTCGTGGCCAAGCCTGCCGAGGTCGCAGACGTGCTCGCCGACCACGGGTACCGACTCGAGGTGCCGGGGGCCGAAGTCGGGCAGAGCTGCGATCGTGTCGACATCACCGAACGGATCGGCCGCGGCTTCGTCCTCTACGACGATGTCATCGGAGCATCGGGGCATCCCGAGCTCGTCGATCCGCGCGCAGAGTTCCTCGCGTTCTTCGCTGCTCGCTCGATCGCGGCAGGCGAGGAGCTGGGCGAACCGGTCCCGGAGTATCTGCGCGAGCCCGATGCCAAGTCGGCCCCGGTGCGCAAGAGTCACTTGAAGTGA
- the tsaE gene encoding tRNA (adenosine(37)-N6)-threonylcarbamoyltransferase complex ATPase subunit type 1 TsaE encodes MKFELSSLAQMRTFAKVLAKHLRAGDLLILSGNLGAGKTTFTQSLGRALGVAGRITSPTFVIAREHPSRSHGPALVHVDAYRLSDAEELGDLDLDSELEESITVVEWGEGVAEQLSSDYLGLTITPMFSLGEESDRDASAGTDADNQGQDLGEDEDAIEDERRIVELHGHGATWDERWPRLSDSIRTEAVVGPNVAGAAGDVDAAVAADERDNT; translated from the coding sequence ATGAAGTTCGAACTGTCGTCATTGGCCCAGATGAGAACCTTCGCGAAGGTGCTTGCCAAGCACTTGCGCGCCGGTGATCTCCTCATCCTCAGCGGCAACCTCGGTGCCGGGAAGACGACCTTCACCCAGTCCCTGGGGCGCGCGTTGGGGGTGGCAGGGCGCATCACCTCCCCGACGTTCGTCATTGCACGTGAGCATCCTTCGCGCAGTCACGGTCCTGCACTGGTCCATGTCGACGCCTACCGGCTCTCCGATGCCGAGGAGCTCGGGGACCTCGACCTCGACTCGGAGCTCGAGGAATCGATCACCGTCGTCGAATGGGGTGAGGGTGTGGCTGAGCAGCTCAGCTCGGACTATCTGGGTCTGACGATCACCCCGATGTTCAGCCTCGGCGAGGAGTCCGACAGGGATGCCTCTGCCGGGACCGATGCCGACAACCAGGGCCAGGACTTAGGCGAAGACGAGGACGCGATCGAGGACGAACGGCGGATTGTCGAACTGCACGGGCACGGCGCCACATGGGACGAGCGATGGCCGCGCCTGAGCGATTCGATTCGCACCGAGGCGGTTGTGGGGCCGAACGTCGCTGGCGCCGCAGGTGACGTCGACGCGGCCGTGGCTGCGGACGAAAGGGACAACACATGA
- the alr gene encoding alanine racemase encodes MTSTDSSGALVKAEIDVAALQANAAALAERLAPARLKCVLKANAYGHGVDIVARGLFAAGWRDFCVATIGEALHLREILGSGVTIIAWLYGPTTDLDAALAAHIELGVSTVASIDRLRQAAERTHTTARLHLKADTGLGRNGLAPADWALALDQLRTLGDEPDPCIEIVGIMSHYAVADEPERGETAQQTHIFDSAHRELNAVLDDAEGRLGESDRLDVHIANSPAALTLSPFPGTCARVGLSLYGLSPLEDQDSTDLGLTPVLRLVSQVVNLKDIPAGHGASYGLTFTAAANTRFALVPGGYGDGIPRTASNRAEVSIRGTRYPVVGRIAMDQMIVEVGAGEVAIGDEVVLLGPDGPSAAEWGDWADTINYEIVTRISERVERVEAGGTVGGDGGPQHGAGAVS; translated from the coding sequence GTGACATCAACCGATTCCTCAGGGGCACTGGTGAAGGCCGAGATCGACGTGGCCGCGCTGCAGGCCAATGCCGCGGCGCTGGCCGAGCGGCTCGCACCGGCCCGCCTCAAGTGCGTCCTCAAGGCCAATGCCTATGGGCACGGCGTCGACATCGTCGCCCGCGGTCTCTTCGCCGCAGGCTGGCGCGACTTCTGCGTGGCCACGATCGGTGAGGCCCTGCACCTGCGTGAGATCTTGGGCAGCGGTGTCACGATCATTGCGTGGCTGTACGGGCCCACCACCGACCTCGACGCGGCCCTCGCCGCCCACATCGAACTCGGCGTATCCACCGTTGCCAGCATCGACAGGCTCCGGCAGGCCGCCGAACGCACGCACACCACGGCCCGCCTCCACCTCAAGGCCGACACTGGGCTGGGCCGCAACGGACTCGCTCCGGCCGATTGGGCATTGGCGTTGGACCAGCTGCGGACCCTGGGCGACGAACCCGATCCGTGCATCGAGATCGTGGGAATCATGAGCCACTATGCGGTCGCGGACGAACCGGAACGGGGCGAGACCGCGCAGCAGACGCACATCTTCGACTCGGCCCATCGGGAACTGAACGCGGTTCTCGATGACGCGGAGGGCCGCCTCGGCGAATCGGATCGACTCGACGTCCATATCGCGAACTCACCGGCCGCACTCACTCTCTCACCGTTCCCCGGCACCTGCGCGAGGGTCGGCCTGTCGCTCTACGGGCTCTCCCCGCTCGAGGACCAGGACTCCACCGATCTGGGGCTGACGCCGGTGCTGAGGCTGGTCTCTCAGGTGGTCAATCTCAAGGACATTCCGGCAGGTCATGGCGCTTCCTATGGGCTGACGTTCACGGCGGCGGCGAACACGCGTTTCGCCCTGGTCCCGGGCGGCTACGGCGACGGGATTCCCCGGACGGCCTCGAATCGGGCCGAGGTCAGCATCCGCGGCACACGGTATCCCGTGGTCGGTCGGATCGCGATGGACCAGATGATCGTCGAGGTCGGTGCGGGCGAAGTCGCCATCGGTGACGAAGTCGTCCTCCTCGGACCCGACGGACCCAGCGCAGCTGAATGGGGCGACTGGGCAGACACCATCAACTACGAGATCGTCACCCGCATCAGCGAGCGCGTCGAGCGCGTGGAAGCCGGCGGGACGGTCGGCGGCGACGGCGGACCCCAGCACGGTGCGGGCGCGGTGTCGTGA